The genome window GTCATCGAGGAAAGCGAGAAGGCCAGCCTGCGGTTCGGCAAGCGCAGCCTGCGGCATAACGGTGTGCAGTTCGACCAGGCCAAGTGCGTGACGGTGCGTGGCAACAGCATGTTGCCGGTGCTGCGCGACGGTGCAACAGTCGGGGTGAACGCAGGCAAAAGCGGCATTGGTGATATCGTCGATGGCGACTTGTATGCCATCAATCACAACGGCCAATTACGCGTGAAACAGCTCTATCGCCTGCCTTCCGGGATTCGCCTGCGCAGTTTCAATCGCGACGAGCACCCGGATGAGGACTACAGCTTCCAGGATATCCAGGATGAGCAGATCAGCATCCTCGGCCATGTGTTCTGGTGGGGTATGTACGCCCGTTAACCTTCTTGCGTAAGACGAAGCCCGCCAACGAGCGGGCTTTTTTTCGTCTGCAGAAAATCGCCAAACCCTCGGCCCACGAGGCTTAAAATGCACATGTGCATTTCTTCGGTAAAAATAAATGCATCTATGCATTGACTGTATATGCATACATACTTATTCTTCATCTCAAGCCAGCCAAACAAGGCTTGGTGGAGGCGGCAAGGATGCTGCCAGGAAAGACAAGGAAGGCACGCAACACCGGCAAGGACGCCATCTGAGCGATGGCAGGGAGGCCAGGCAACACCGGCAAGGATGCCGACGCTCTTTAGTTTTACCGCTTCAAGAACAGGCAGCGATGAACCGGCCTCATAACGGTTCAGAGGGTTGGCAACTGACCCGGGTGTGCAGCGTAAAGCACCAGAAGCAGTTATCCGGCAGACAGGGATCGTGGTCGGAAAAACATCGAGGAAAGATCCGTACCGCGCCAGTAGCGCCGAAAGATCGAAGATGGACCGCATTACTGAAAAGCCCGGGCAACCGGGCTTTTTGGAATGCCTACCTACAAAATGGATTTACCCAAGAGCCGGCCCCGCGCCGGTAGTGCTCAGCCAGGAGGCGTGACATGACAAACGAGCAGCAAGCGTTAGCGGAAATGCCTATCTGGCTGGTGATCGTACTGGCCCTGATCGGCGGGGTCTCCGGAGAAATGTGGCGCGCCGACAAGGAGGGCGCCCGCGGTTGGTCGCTGGTACGGCGCCTGGCGTTGCGGTCCGGGGCGTGCATGGTCTGCGGGGTCTCGGCCTTGATGCTGTGCTACGCCGCCGGCATGTCGATCTGGACCGCCGGCGCCATCGGCTGCCTCACCGCCATGGCCGGTGCGGACGTGGCCATCGGCCTTTATGAACGCTGGGCGGCCAAGCGCATCGGGGTCAATCAGGCCCCGACCTCTCGCCCGGATCAGCAGTAACCGCTGCAAGGATGCAAGCAGATGACACCTCTCGAAAAACCTTCGCAACTGCCCGTGGCGATTGGGGACGCGCTGAAGCGCGCGTTCCCACAGCTACGGGTCGGTAATCACCATGACTTTTCCGACACGGCCGACAAAACCGGCATCTTGATCAGCGTGGAGCGCAATGGCCCGGGCGTTCGCTCCCTCGCCGGGCGCAAGGCGCATGCCTTGTCGGTGTCACTCAGGGCCATGATTGCCAGCGGCTCGGCACCGTTTGACGCCTGCGACCTGGCCAGCCAATTGATGGACTTGGCCCTGGATAACCGCTGGGGTCTGCCGCCCGAACAATGCGACCTGCCCACTGCGATTGTCGCGGCACCTTCCGTGCTCAGCAGTGCGGAAACGGACTACGACACCTGGACTGTTTCCTTCACCCAAAACCTCTATCTCGGCCCGTCGCTGCTCGAAGATCCTACGGGCAAGGCGCTGTTTGCCTGCACCTGGGAAGTCACGAACATCGACGATCCCGACCAATACCGTCCGTTGCAGGAGTAGCCCATGTTCGATGCATTGCTACGCATGCAACTGGGGCCGATCGTCGAGCGCCTGGCCGAAATGGAAGCCCAGCTTGAAGACCTGTATCGACGCGCAGAAAGCTTCTGCCGGATTGGCGTGTGCCAGGAGGTCGACCCTGCCAGCAATACCTGCAAGGTCAGTCACGGTGATCTGCTCAGCCCGGCGATTCGGTTTTTCAATCCGAGTGCGGGGGCGCAAACCGAGACCCGTATTCCGTCAGTGGGCGAACAAT of Pseudomonas azotoformans contains these proteins:
- a CDS encoding LexA family transcriptional regulator, with protein sequence MQKRNVSIVLRELLDRDRISPTELHRRTGVPQSTLSRILSGKIVDPSDKHISRIAEYFRVSTDYLRGRAAMGAVRDDVRDPMHSELKDISLWDDDTPVNDDEVSIPFLREVELAAGSGRFVIEESEKASLRFGKRSLRHNGVQFDQAKCVTVRGNSMLPVLRDGATVGVNAGKSGIGDIVDGDLYAINHNGQLRVKQLYRLPSGIRLRSFNRDEHPDEDYSFQDIQDEQISILGHVFWWGMYAR
- a CDS encoding phage holin family protein, whose amino-acid sequence is MTNEQQALAEMPIWLVIVLALIGGVSGEMWRADKEGARGWSLVRRLALRSGACMVCGVSALMLCYAAGMSIWTAGAIGCLTAMAGADVAIGLYERWAAKRIGVNQAPTSRPDQQ